The Alphaproteobacteria bacterium genome contains the following window.
TATGATAGTAAACAATTATGAATATGGTATAATTCGCTGATAAGAAAAAGTAAATACTACAAAATAAATTAGGTATGTATGCGGCAAAGAAAATTCTATCAATATTGTAACATTATCATTGTATTGCTGGTGGTTGCTTTGGAGGCGCCCCCCGTTTTTGCTGAGGATGCTTTACATAAAGTGGTGGAAGTCCCTACCAGCAAAACCTTAAAGCTTGAAGACGGAAGTATTGTGCGCCTTGCCGCGATACAGGCTCCTAATATTGCACGCGATTCCAGTGAGGACAATGCTCCTTTGAGCGAAGAAGCACATGCAGCGCTGCAAAGGTTAGCATTGGGGAAAACCCTGCGGCTGGAAACCATAGGCGATGGCCTCGACAGGCGCGGACGCATGGTGGCAATGGCTTATGATGAGGAACTCTGGCTTCAGCAGGAAATGCTGCGCGAAGGCATGGCATGGGTTTATAGCTTTGAAGACTCAAACGAATTTGCTGATGCCTTGCTAGTCGCAGAA
Protein-coding sequences here:
- a CDS encoding thermonuclease family protein, which produces MRQRKFYQYCNIIIVLLVVALEAPPVFAEDALHKVVEVPTSKTLKLEDGSIVRLAAIQAPNIARDSSEDNAPLSEEAHAALQRLALGKTLRLETIGDGLDRRGRMVAMAYDEELWLQQEMLREGMAWVYSFEDSNEFADALLVAEKEAETAKRGVWSEKSYAVLSPATAEQHIGEFRIVEGQVADVAEIGNRIYLNFGEDWKTDFTVMIDRNAIRNFEPAWLEALAGKHIRVRGWLYSKNGAAITASHPEQMEITHEKEPVVAGSDIGVVLRN